In Fluviicola taffensis DSM 16823, the following are encoded in one genomic region:
- a CDS encoding DUF4199 domain-containing protein — MRTSTKIALLFTGIWFLGKYCFFYFQLFQSTEKYPIQVMWNILCLLLAMSVGSLIEKRKEIRSESSALGDIKSILGIGMIYTLIVGGLIYVYYAKIDPAYNENQIAVIQESMEKLVDNPVELKKFKEARPEFEALSKEEILRKSAESIKPWYQASTVMTISLLGMLMLSVINSLVLTIIYRRLLFRQAK; from the coding sequence ATGCGCACATCAACAAAAATTGCTTTATTATTTACAGGCATCTGGTTTTTAGGCAAATACTGCTTTTTTTATTTCCAACTCTTTCAATCAACAGAAAAATATCCCATTCAAGTTATGTGGAATATTTTGTGTTTGCTCCTTGCAATGTCTGTTGGAAGTTTAATTGAAAAACGAAAAGAGATTCGAAGCGAAAGTTCTGCTTTAGGCGATATCAAATCTATTTTAGGAATCGGTATGATTTACACCCTTATTGTTGGGGGATTAATTTATGTTTATTACGCTAAAATAGATCCAGCTTATAATGAAAATCAAATTGCGGTCATTCAAGAATCAATGGAGAAGCTAGTTGACAATCCTGTTGAGTTGAAGAAATTTAAAGAAGCGCGACCGGAATTTGAAGCCTTGTCAAAAGAGGAAATTCTTCGAAAATCTGCTGAAAGTATTAAACCTTGGTATCAAGCAAGCACAGTCATGACCATTTCTCTTTTAGGAATGTTGATGCTTTCGGTAATCAACTCATTGGTACTAACAATCATTTATAGAAGACTCTTATTTAGACAAGCTAAGTAA
- the rho gene encoding transcription termination factor Rho, translating to MNNKDLEGKLLPELREIAKSLGVKKVESFKKNELIDQIQANSTSTPEVEKVAAKPKAKKESEPKADRMSPTASAMAQVPTADLFTNEAPKTESVDEKPAVKTEKRKRIPADNAPAPKVADAQNEVSKQETTEEAKPEETPAAASATETTSKEGQPAPIRPFERLVNKNRPNPNQNNNANRNNPNQNKPKTNNPGENQTNSTPGEAQGNSNQGNQNQPNNQNQERQNNNQRNPNQQNQNNQQRNPNQNPNGNQNPNQNRPQNQNSQQQEEKIDEEAYNLVGIVTAEGVLEVIQDGYGFLRSSDYNYLPSPDDVYVSQSQIKLFGLKTGDTVRGTIRPPREGEKFFPLVKVDSINGRDPSYIRDRVPFEYLTPLFPDEKFKLTGHKEESMSTRVMDLFAPIGKGQRGMIVAQPKTGKTMLLKDVANAIAANHPEVYLIVLLIDERPEEVTDMARSVKAEVVASTFDEPADRHVKVANIVLEKAKRMVECGHDVVILLDSITRLARAYNTVSPASGKVLSGGVDANALHKPKRFFGAARKIENGGSLSILATALTETGSKMDEVIFEEFKGTGNMELQLDRKISNRRIYPAIDIISSGTRREDLLVGKDVLQRIWLLRKFIADMNPVEAMEFVKGHMENTRSNEEFLVSMNS from the coding sequence ATGAATAATAAAGACTTAGAAGGTAAGTTATTACCAGAATTAAGGGAAATTGCTAAATCTCTTGGAGTTAAAAAAGTTGAATCATTCAAAAAAAATGAGTTGATTGATCAAATTCAAGCCAATTCAACAAGTACTCCAGAAGTAGAGAAAGTTGCAGCTAAGCCGAAAGCAAAAAAAGAATCTGAGCCGAAAGCTGATCGCATGTCGCCAACAGCTTCAGCCATGGCACAAGTCCCAACAGCAGATTTATTTACTAATGAAGCTCCAAAAACGGAATCGGTAGATGAAAAACCCGCGGTAAAAACTGAAAAGCGTAAACGTATTCCTGCGGATAATGCGCCTGCTCCGAAAGTTGCTGATGCTCAGAATGAAGTTTCAAAGCAAGAAACTACTGAAGAAGCAAAACCTGAAGAAACTCCTGCAGCTGCTTCAGCGACAGAAACAACTTCAAAAGAGGGACAACCGGCACCAATACGCCCATTTGAACGATTAGTGAATAAAAATCGTCCAAACCCGAACCAAAACAATAACGCAAATAGAAATAACCCAAATCAGAATAAACCAAAAACCAATAATCCAGGAGAGAATCAAACAAATTCAACGCCAGGAGAAGCTCAAGGAAATTCGAACCAAGGGAATCAAAATCAACCCAATAATCAAAACCAGGAGCGTCAGAATAACAATCAGCGCAATCCGAACCAACAAAATCAGAACAACCAACAACGAAATCCGAATCAAAACCCGAATGGGAATCAAAATCCCAATCAGAATCGTCCGCAAAATCAAAATTCTCAACAACAAGAAGAGAAAATTGATGAGGAAGCTTACAACTTAGTTGGAATTGTTACCGCTGAGGGAGTTTTAGAGGTGATTCAAGATGGTTACGGGTTTTTGCGTTCTTCGGATTATAATTACTTACCATCTCCGGATGATGTTTACGTTTCTCAAAGTCAGATTAAATTATTCGGACTTAAAACAGGTGATACTGTCAGAGGAACAATTCGTCCACCAAGAGAAGGTGAGAAATTCTTCCCATTAGTAAAAGTAGACTCTATTAACGGTAGAGATCCAAGTTATATTCGTGACCGTGTTCCTTTTGAATACTTGACTCCCCTATTTCCGGATGAGAAATTCAAATTAACTGGCCACAAAGAAGAATCTATGTCGACACGTGTCATGGATTTATTCGCTCCAATTGGAAAAGGACAACGTGGAATGATTGTAGCACAACCTAAAACAGGTAAAACCATGTTGTTGAAGGATGTTGCAAACGCAATCGCTGCAAATCATCCAGAAGTATACTTAATCGTATTATTAATTGATGAGCGACCTGAAGAGGTAACGGATATGGCTAGAAGCGTAAAAGCAGAAGTTGTAGCTTCAACCTTTGACGAGCCAGCAGATCGCCATGTAAAAGTTGCTAATATCGTTTTGGAGAAAGCAAAACGCATGGTAGAATGTGGACATGATGTTGTTATTCTATTAGATTCCATCACACGTCTAGCCCGTGCATACAATACTGTTTCTCCTGCTTCTGGAAAAGTACTTTCGGGTGGTGTGGATGCAAATGCATTACACAAACCAAAACGTTTCTTCGGAGCTGCGCGTAAAATTGAAAACGGAGGGTCTCTTTCCATTCTTGCAACTGCATTAACGGAAACAGGTTCCAAAATGGACGAAGTAATCTTTGAAGAGTTTAAAGGAACTGGTAACATGGAGCTTCAATTAGATCGTAAGATTTCCAACAGAAGAATTTATCCAGCAATCGATATTATTTCTTCTGGAACAAGACGTGAGGATTTGTTGGTTGGAAAAGATGTACTTCAAAGAATCTGGTTACTGCGCAAGTTTATTGCAGACATGAACCCTGTAGAAGCAATGGAATTTGTGAAAGGACACATGGAAAACACCCGTTCCAACGAAGAGTTTTTAGTATCAATGAATTCATAA
- a CDS encoding dicarboxylate/amino acid:cation symporter produces MKNNKKIALILTIAIFYAVLVLIRLFNKDVDPVGLMIMGTFFGTIVGGSIAAWFLFRNNRNLLFYLGIYTAIAGMFYVERINDFYIIGHILKFILMGMLIGFSIRTKKLSIWIFSSMIIGVAIGLDFPELSLEFKRFGDIFLRLIKTLVAPLIFSTLVVGIAGHSSLKQVGRIGLKSIIYFEIVTTFALFLGLAAINISQAGKGVQQVEVSEQMKEKSSELLLQLEKPKDHFVDIFPENFAKAIVENQVLQIVIFSLIFAIALSMVQNIKHKETMLNWMESMSEVMFKFTDIVMYVAPFAVFGSIAYTVANSGTEVLGNLMKLVGTLYVTLIIFVLVVLLPIALIAKVPIRAFLKAVTEPVSIAFATASSEAALPKALENMERFGISKKIVGFVIPTGYSFNLDGTTLYLSMATVFVAQMSGVDLSIGQQIMICLTLMLTSKGVAGVRGASFVILTTTLMDYKHLGISVEKAGIILGIDALMDMARTSVNVLGNCLASAVIAKSEGELLVQKNDE; encoded by the coding sequence ATGAAAAACAATAAAAAAATTGCTCTAATTCTCACAATAGCTATATTTTATGCCGTCTTGGTTCTAATAAGATTGTTTAATAAAGATGTTGATCCTGTTGGCTTGATGATTATGGGAACTTTCTTCGGAACGATTGTAGGAGGAAGTATTGCAGCTTGGTTTTTGTTCAGAAACAATCGAAATTTACTCTTTTATCTGGGGATTTATACAGCAATTGCTGGAATGTTTTATGTTGAAAGGATAAATGATTTTTATATTATAGGACATATTTTGAAATTCATTTTGATGGGAATGCTTATTGGCTTCTCAATCAGGACGAAGAAACTGTCAATTTGGATCTTTTCATCGATGATTATTGGTGTTGCTATTGGTTTGGATTTTCCTGAATTATCACTCGAATTTAAACGCTTTGGAGATATTTTCTTGCGTTTGATTAAAACATTGGTTGCACCTTTGATCTTTTCAACATTAGTAGTTGGAATTGCTGGACACAGTAGCTTGAAACAAGTAGGTCGAATTGGCTTGAAGAGTATTATTTACTTTGAAATTGTTACAACATTCGCATTGTTTTTAGGATTGGCGGCAATCAATATTTCTCAAGCTGGAAAAGGAGTTCAGCAAGTGGAGGTATCTGAACAAATGAAAGAGAAATCATCTGAATTATTACTTCAATTGGAAAAGCCCAAAGATCATTTCGTAGATATTTTTCCGGAAAATTTTGCCAAAGCGATTGTCGAAAATCAAGTACTTCAAATTGTGATTTTCTCATTGATTTTTGCAATAGCCTTGAGCATGGTTCAAAACATAAAACACAAGGAAACAATGCTCAATTGGATGGAAAGCATGTCGGAAGTCATGTTTAAGTTTACGGATATTGTGATGTATGTGGCTCCTTTCGCTGTTTTTGGTTCAATCGCATATACAGTAGCGAATTCTGGAACGGAAGTGCTCGGGAATCTTATGAAATTGGTAGGAACTCTTTATGTAACCTTAATCATTTTTGTCTTAGTAGTTCTCCTTCCAATAGCATTGATTGCAAAAGTACCCATTCGCGCATTTCTGAAAGCGGTTACAGAACCTGTTTCAATTGCATTTGCAACGGCGAGTAGTGAGGCTGCATTGCCAAAAGCTCTTGAAAATATGGAGCGGTTTGGGATTTCGAAGAAAATTGTTGGATTTGTCATTCCAACAGGATATTCTTTCAATTTGGACGGAACAACACTCTATTTGTCGATGGCTACCGTATTCGTGGCTCAAATGAGTGGCGTAGATTTATCAATTGGACAACAAATCATGATTTGTTTAACATTGATGCTTACTAGTAAAGGGGTTGCAGGAGTTCGAGGTGCCTCATTTGTAATTCTCACAACGACATTGATGGATTACAAGCACTTGGGAATTAGCGTGGAAAAGGCAGGAATTATTCTTGGGATTGATGCATTAATGGATATGGCACGAACTTCGGTGAATGTTTTGGGGAATTGTCTTGCTTCTGCAGTAATTGCCAAAAGCGAAGGTGAGTTATTAGTACAAAAAAACGACGAATAA